Sequence from the Hamadaea flava genome:
CGCGATCCGCAGCAGCTCGACGTAGCGAGCCTCCACGAATTCGCGGAACCCGTCCTCACCAGGCATCGGCGCACTCCCCCTCGGCAGTCCGGGCTGGGCCGCCCGGCTTACCTGACACGACCCGGCGACGCCGCGGAAGGTTGTGTCCGGCCGCCAAGATCTTCCCGCGGAGTTCTTCGCGGGGCTCAGACCGTCACGGGTGTCGAGGCGGCCGGTGCCGCCACCGCCGCCCGCGAGGTACGCAGCCAGACGGAGAACCCGTAGGCCACCAGCCCGCCGTAGACCACGTAGAGGACCGCCGACGGATAGAAATGCGACTTGATCAGCAGCGGTACGCCGACCGCGTCGACGGCCAGCCAGGCGAGCCAGAAGTCGTTCCAGCCCCGGGCCATCGCGTAGGTGGCGACCATCGAGCCGACGAAGATCCAGGCGTCGCACCAGAAGTACCAGCGCGGCGCCGGCCAGCCCGCCCCGAACCAGACGAACACCTGCTGGACCACGACGACCGCGACCACCCAGAACGCGGCCAACGCCAGCCGCTCGCGCACGGTGGCCCAGCGAGGTGTGATGGCCGGGCCCGTCGAGCCGCGACCGCGCGACACGCCATACCAGCGCCACCAGCCGTAGATGCTGGTGACGATGAAGAAGATCTGCCGTCCGGCCTGGCCGAACAGGGTCATCGCCTGCGGGTTGTCGAAGGCGACGCCGAAGAACACGGTGAACAGCAGGAGATTGCCGGCGATGCCGGCCGGCCAGGCCCAGACGCGGCGGCGCAGGCCGCCGATCGCCGAGGCGAAGCCGAACGCGTTGCCGATGACCTCGCGCCACAGGATGTGCTGGCCGAAGACGGTCAGCTGGGCGTCGAACAGGTCGTGCAGAACACTCATCACAGGGTCCCTTTCCACTATGGACCCCGGGGGACGCGAGACGGCGGCGTCAGCCCACGGCTGACCCCGTTCGTCGCGTGCTGCCTCCCATCCGGACTTTCACCGTCGGTCCCGGAGTTCCACCGGGTCCACCGGCCGCTGGCTGCGGTCGGGTCGCGGACTGTCACCGCCGGTTCGGACTTTCACCGACCCCGGAGCACGTCTGGCCGCAGTATCACACTTGACCGGCCCGCTCCCTAGGGTGCCGGTCACAGCGGCAGGTCGGCGCCCGCGTCGCGCAGGATGCCCGCGATCTTCGCGCGGTGCGCCGACTCCCACTCGTCCAGCGTCTCGGCCGCTTCCTTGGCCAGCTTGGCCTGCGCCTTCGCGGCGATCTCGGCCTGCCGGGCGGCGGGGACGACGACCACGCCCTCCTCGTCGGCCACCACCACGTCACCAGGGTGGACGGTCACGCCACCGCAGGTCACCGGGACGTTCAGCGGCTCGGGGCCGGCCTTCGAGCCGGGGATCGGGATGACACCCCGGGCGAAGACCGGGAAGCGGGCGTCGCGCACCTCGGCCAGATCGCGGATCAGTCCATCGAGGACGAAACCGGCGATCCCCCGGCGCTGGGCGACCGCACAGACGTTGCCGCCGGCGAGCGCGTAGTCCAGGTCGCCCGACTCCACGACGATCACCGAACCCGGCTCGGCCAGATGGATCGCCGCGTGCAGCATCAGGTTGTCGCCCGGCCGGCAGCGCACGGTGAACGCCGGCCCCGCGACGCGCGGCGTCGGCGACCACAACGGGCGGATGCCGATGTCCATCACCTGCGCCCGATCCAGCAGGTCGGCAAGGGTGGTCGTGGGGAGGTCAGCGAAGTCGGTCACGTCCCCATCTAACAGTACGAACGTACGGTATGCAAACGGGCCCGCTGGTCTCGGGCCCGTTTGCTCGCTTCGTGTCGGGCCCGCCTGCATCAGGCCCCGTGCCTCAGAGGCTCGCGAAGAACTCGCGCAGGTCCGTCACCAGGAGATCGGGATCAGTCGTGTACGCGAAATGCCCGCCCCGGTCGAACTCGGAGTAGCGCACGATGTTGTTCGACCGCCCGGCGAACGTCTGGATCGTGCGGAAGTCCTGCGGGAACACCGCGACCGCGGTCGGGATCTGGTTGGGCTCCTCGCGGTAGCCCGCGCCGCTCTGCGCATCCTCGTAGTAGTGCCGGGCGCTCGAGCCGCCGGTCCGGGTGAACCAGTAGATGCTCACGTGCGTCAGGTAGTTGTCGACGTCGAGGTACTCGGCGAAGTCGCCCCAGCCCGTCCAGAGTTCGGCGTTCCAGGCCAGCTGCCCGGCCGGCGAGTCGGTCAGCCCGTACGCCAACGTCAGCGGCCGCGTCTGCTGGATCTGCTGATAGCCCGCCTTGCTCTGGAAGTCGGCCGTGGTGCCGGACAGGCTCGCCTTGTCGGCGTCGGAGATCTTCTCGAACTCGGCCGGATCACCGGACGGGAAGGCGAAGATCTGCAACAGATGTACGCCGATCAACCCGGCCGGGGCCAGGATGCCCAGCTCGCGGCCGACCAGTGCGCCCGCGTCACCGCCGGCGGCGCCCCACCGCTCGTAGCCGAGCCGCGCCATCAGGGTCGCGAACGCCCGCGCCATCCGGGCACTGTCCCAGCCCTGCTCGGTCGGCGGCCCGGAGAATCCGTAGCCGGGCAACGACGGCGCGATGACGTGGAACGCCTGGGCCGGGTCGCCGCCGTGCGACCGCGGATCGGTCAGCGGGCCGATCACCTTCAGGAACTCCACGATGGACCCCGGCCAGCCGTGCAGGAGCAACAACGGCGTCGCGTCCGGCTCGGCCGAGCGTACGTGCAGGAAGTGGATGTTCTGCCCGTCGATGGTCGTGGTGAACTGCGGAATCTCGTTGAGCCGGGCCTCGGCGGCCCGCCAGTCGTAGCCGTCGCGCCAGCGCTCGGCCAGCCGGCGTACGACCGCCGTCGGCATCCCGTACGTCGTGCCGCTGCCAGGCACATCGTCCGGCCAGCGGGTCGCCGCGAGCCGGGTAGCCAAGTCGTCGAGGTCGGCCTGCGGAACGTCGATCCGGAACGGCACGATCTCCGACTGCACAGTCTCGGTCATCTCAGTCATGACCCCGACGTTACGGGGGCTTTAGGACGAGATCATTCCTAATGCGCCAACGCACGAGACGGATCCTCGCCCGCCGAGCCGGACCCCGCCGCGGCCGCCCTTCGATGAAGATCGTCGGCTGCCGACGATCACCACCGGCCGCCGAGCGCGAAGCACCCCGGAGACCTGAGGAAGGCGGCGGGCTCAGGAAGAAAGGTCCCGCCGCCGGAACAATGCCAGCCCGCCAACGGTCAGCACGATCGCGACCACGAGCAGCGCCGCGAGCGGACCGACCGCGGGATCGGCGACCGGGACGGCCGGCACGTGGCTGAACGGCGAGATGTCCCGGGCGGCCTGCGGCAGGCCGAACAGGTCGCCGAGCATGCCGAAGACGATGCTCACGACCAGCCCGGTCCAGGCGAGTGCGACGCTGATCCGGGGCAGCGCACCGAAGGCGAGCACGACGAAGCCCGCCACGGTCAGCGCGGCCGGGAGCTGGACCAGCGCCGCGCCGACCAAGGTGCCGACGCTGGTCTGCCCACCGGTCGAGAGGTCGCCGAGCCCCATGGCCAGTCCTGACGCCGCGAGCAGCAGCACCGCGCCGCCGACCGCGATGGTCAGGTGCGAGGCGACCCACTGGACTCGGCCGGTCGCGGTGGCCAGGGCCGCCTCGGCCGTGCCGGCCGTCTCCTCGCTGCGCAGCCGCAGCAGGACCTGGACCGCGAATCCGGCGGCGAGTACGCCGAAGATCGCCATCATGGCCGCGTAGAAGACGTCCACGAGGCCGCCGGACGCTCCCCCGGCCAGCTGGCCCATGAGGTCGGCGACTCCCTTGTTCTCCTCGAACGCGTCGTTCACCGTGTTGCCCAGCGTGCCGATGCCGTAGCCGAACACGGCACCGCCGATCACCCAGCCGATCACGGTGCCACGCTGCAATCGCCAGGCCAGGCCGGTCGGGCTGAGCAGCGAGCGGGAAGCGGCCGGCGGGCCGAGCCGGGCGGGCACCAGGCCCGCGCCGAGGTCGCGGCGGTTGACCAGGGCGTACGCCCCGGCGGCACAGGCAAGGGTGAAGAGCAGCGGGATGATCAGCGCCCACCAGCGTTCGTCGCCGTAGGGGCGTACCTGTTCGCCCCAGCCGAGCGGGGACATCCAGGCCACCCAGGTGCTCGTGACACGGATGCCGTCCGGTCCGATCTCGCCGAGGGCGTCGCCGACCCCCCGCACGAAGTACGCCACGCCGATGGTGAGGGCCGCGAACCCGTTGGCGGCGCGGGCGGTGCTGAACACTTGAGCGGCCAGTGCCGCGATCCCGGCGAAGGACATCCCGGTGAGCACGCTGGCCGCACCCCAGGCGACCGAGCCGGCGGCGGGCAGGCCCGCGCCGAGCAGTGCCAGGGTCAGGAATAGTCCCATGAGGACATTCGCGATCAGGGCGTGGGTCAGCGCCGCCACCAGGCCGGCGTGCCGGCCGACCGCGGCCGACCCGATCAGCTCCGACCGGCCGGTCTCCTCGTTCTGCCGGGTATGCCGGACGACGAGGAAGGTGCTCATCAGCGCCACCAGGACCAGCAGCGACGCATAGTTGCGGAAGTTGACGAGCGCGCCCTGCGTGACGCCGACCGGGACGCCCCGCATCAGCAGCACGGCCGGGCTCGTAACGGCGCCCTTGAGCGCGGTCGCCGCATCCGCCTCCGTCGGGAACTCGTCCTTGACCGCGGCGGCGCCCGCGTACAGGAGCAGCATCGCGCCGGCGATCCAGATCGGCAGCTGAATCCGGTCGCGCCGCAGGGCGAGCCGGGTCAGCCGGAGTGCGCCCTTCATCGCGACACCCCGGTTCCGGCGGTGGCGGCAGCGGGCCGGTTGTAGTGACGCAGGAACAACTCCTCCAGCGTCGGCGGCTGGCTGACCAGCCCGCGTACGCCGGCCTCGGCGAGCAGCCGCAGCGCCTGCTCCAGGACGGCGTTGTCGACGGCGAAGCTCACCGTCGAGCCGGCCGTGCCGTCCTGTACGCGCAGGTCGTGCACGCCCGGCAGCGCGGCCAGCCCGTTGACCGTTCCGGCCAGCTCGGCTCGGATCGTCGTACGCGTCAGGTGCCGCAGGTCGGCGAGCGTACCGGTCTCGACCGCCTTGCCGTCGCGGATGATGGTGAGCCGGTCGCAGAGCGCTTCCACCTCGGACAGGATGTGGCTCGACAGCAGGACGGTACGCCCACCGCGCTGCACCTCGGCCCGGACGACCTCGCGGAAGACCTCTTCCATCAGGGGGTCGAGACCGGACGTCGGCTCGTCCAGGATGAGCAGTTCGACGTCGGAGGCGAGCGCGGCGACGAGGGCCACCTTCTGCCGGTTGCCCTTGGAGTAGGTGCGGGCCTTCTTGCGGGGGTCGAGGTCGAACGCGGTGAGCAGTTCGTCCCGGCGCTGCTTGTTCAGCCCGCCGCGCAGGTCGCCGAGCAGGTCGATGACCTCGCCGCCGGACAGGTTGGGCCACAGCGTCACATCGCCGGGCACGTACGCGAGCCGCCGGTGCAGTTCGGTGGCCTGCGCCCACGGATCGCCGCCGAGCAGCCGGGCCGTGCCGCCGTCGGATCGCAGCAGGCCGAGCAGGACGCGGATGGTGGTGGTCTTCCCGGCGCCGTTCGGGCCGAGGAAGCCGTGCACCTCACCGGTGCGGACGGCCAGGTCGAGGCCGTCCAGCGCACGGGTGCGCCCGAACGACTTCACCAGGCTCTCCACCTGAATCGCGTGCGTGATCGCGTCGGACATGGTGGTCGTCACTCCTTCGAGGAGGCTTCTTGAGGGGGTTCGGTGAGCAGACGATCCATCGCCGTATGCAGGTAGCCGGCCTGCTCGGGCGACAGCATGGCGTTGGCGGCGACGTCGATGAGGGCGCGGTTGATCCGCACGTAGCCCTCCGTGCTGGACAGATCGACGCCGAGCACCCGGGACAGCTGGTCGGAGAGCAGGAAGACGCCGAGTTGCATCGCGCAGATGACGGCTCCGTACGCCCGCGGGTCCTGGGTCTGTACCCCGGTCTTGACGGTCCACTCCTCGCCGAGGTCGACCATCTGATCGAACATCGCGGAGGCCGCCGGTGAACCATCCTTTATGGACTGCACCAGGTAGCGCTGCAACAGCCTCATCTCCGGGCTGTGGCTGACGAGGAAGCCGGGGTCGGCCAGCTTGCCGCCGAAGACCTCCTCGCGGAACTGGTCGGTGCGCGCCTTGGCGTACTCGTCGCAGGTGTCGCGCAGCGCCTCCTTGGAGCCGAAGTGGTGCCGCAGCAGGCCGGAGGACACCCCGGCCTCCTGCGCGATGTCTCGGACGGACGCCCCGGCGATCCCCCGGTCGGCGAACAGCCGGATGGCCGCGTCCCGGATGCGGGCACGGGCGGTCAGGTCGTCGGGCGCTCGTTCGCTACACACACGTATAGCGTACTACACGCTCGTGTAGTCGCCAAGAGTCATACCCTGACCAGCATCTTTCCGACGTTGTCACCGCGCAGCACGGCTAGGAACGCCTCGACCGTGCGCTCGACGCCGTCGAAGATCGTCTCGTCGGAGACCGCCCGCCCCGCCTGGATCTCCGGGACGATCAGCGCCTCCAGCTCGTCGCGCAGGTCCAGGTTGTGCCGGACGAGGAAGCCCTCCAGCCGCAGCTGCTTGCCGACGATGTCGTAGAGGTTGTAGGGCGCGGGCGGCGGGTTGTCCGGGTCGTTGTACTGGGCGACCGCGCCGCACCAGGCGATCCGCCCCCGCTCGCGCAGCACGTCGATCGCGGCCGCGAGATGGTCGCCGCCCACGTTGTCGAGATAGACGTCGATGCCGTCCGGTGCGGCGGCCCGAAGCCCGCTCAGCACCCCGTCGTGGTAATCGAACGCGGCGTCGAAGCCCACGTGGTCGGTCAGGTGCCGGGCCTTCGCCGGCGAACCCGTGCTGCCGATCACTCGCCGCGCGCCCAACAGCCGCGCGATCCGCCCGGCCGCCGTTCCCACTCCCCCGGCCGCCGCGGAGACGAACAGCGTCTCACCCGCCCTCAGCTCCGCGGTCCGCTTCAGGCCCACATAGGCGCTCAGTCCCGTGCCACCCAGAATCCCCAGATACGCCGAAAGGGGCACCCGATCCGGGACAGTGAGCACGCGCACCTCCTCGTATCGCACGAGCGCGTGCGATCGCAGCCCGTGACGATGGGCCACGACGTCGCCGACCGCCAACGACGGCGTACGCGACTCGACGACCCGGCCGACGGCTCGTCCCTCCAGCGGCGCGTGCAGGTCGTTGTCCGCCATCGCCTCCCGCATGTAGGGATCGACCGACAGGTACGCGTTCGCCACGAGCGCCTGCCCCTCGGCCGGGCTTGGCAGCGGCTCCTCGACGAAGGCGAAGTCGGCGGGCGTGGGCAGGCCCTGCGGGCGGCGTACCTGATGCACGGTGAGCGATGTCGTCATGCGACCAACGCTAGGCAGCGACAACGGGTGTGAGCAGGGGCATTCACGCATGCCTACGGCGGCTTCCATGAAGGCCGCTCATGTACCTTCGGCCTCATGCCCGCTGCCGCCCCTGACGGCAAAGCCGACCCTGCCGCCGATCTCGCCCCGAACGAGCTGCGCGTCCTCGTCGCCGTCGACGCCGCCGGAGGCTTCACCGCCGCCGCGGCCCAGCTCGGCCTCACCCAGTCGGCCGTATCGCACGCCGTCCGGGCCTGCGAACGCAAGATCGGCGTCGTCCTGTTCGACCGCGGGCGGCACGGCGCCCGGCCCACCCCGGCGGGCGTACGCGCGGTGGCGCACGCTCGCCGCATCCTGCGGCTGCTGGAGACTCTGGGCGCGGAGGCGCGTGGCGCGGCGGCCGGCAGTGTCGAGGGGCCGCTGCGGATCGCCGCGTTCCGCAGTGCGGCCGCGCATCTACTCCCCGCCGTGCTGGCCCGGTTGACCGTCCGGCTCCCCGGCGTACGCCCGGAGGTGGCGATCGTCCGGGAAGTCGGCCGGGGCACCGCCGGTGAGGTCGCCGACGGCCGGGCCGACATCGGCATCGCGACCCTCGGCGGCAGCCAGGCGATCCCCGCCGGCCTGCTGTCGGGACGGCTCTTCGAGGACCCGTACGCGCTGGCGTACCCGTCAGGCCACCGGGAGCCGCGCGGCCTGCCGCTGATCGACTGGGACGAGAACTGCGGCTCCTACACGCGCGAGTGGTGGTCGGCGCAGGAGTGGCTGCCGCGCGCGACGATCACCGCGCAGGACGACAGCGTGGTGCTGTCGATGGTCGCGCAGGGCATGGGCATGGCGGTGGCCCCGCAGCTCAGCCTGCTGGGCGCGCCGCCCGGACTGGCGATCGAGGACCTGGGCGAGAGCCGGCCTCGGCGGGAGATCGGCTACGTGACGACCCCCGCGATGGCCCGGTCGCTGGCGGTCCGCACCTTCATCCGGGAGTTGCGGTCGACGGCGAGGCTGCCCACCGCATCCGGTGAGCAGCCTCGGGCACGGTCGGATCAGTAGGGGACGTCCAGCCATTCCCACCCGGGCCAGATGCTCGGGTTCGACGTGTGGACGCAGAACGTCTGCTCGGTGGCCACGTGCTTCATCTTCTTGCGGGTGTTCGGCCCGGCCCAGCCATCGACGACCAGGCCCGCACCCTCGTAGGTGTTGAGGTAGGACTGGACGTTCTTGACGGCCTGCCGCGTGTTCGGGCCGTACTCGCCGTCGATGCTGATGCCCTGGCCGTAGCAGAACACCAGGTCCCATTGGATCTGCTTGATCGCCCGCCGCTGTCCGGCGGAGCCGTTCTCGTTGAGATAGTTCATGTCGCAGCTGACGGTGTAGCTGCCGCTGCTGTTGACGTACGTCTCGTACCGGGAGAGCCCGGCCGCGTCGTCGCTGACACCGCTGACGTTGTTGCAGTACGGCAGGGCGGCGCTGGCCGGGCTGGCGGTGAGGACGACGCCGCCGCCGGTGGCGGCGATCATCGTGACGACCGCGAGGACTCGTTTGAGGGTGTTCACTGCACACTCCTTGGACCGGGGACACGACGCGTCAAGCGACAGTTCTGCATGCATCACTGCGCTGACCGAGTCATCGTCCCGGCCCCCGGCGGGCCTGCGAAACGCTGTTTCGGTTCCCGCCGAACATGTACAAAAAGTGATTCAGCGCTCGGCCGCGCGCTCCGGCAGCATCGTCGGAACCGGGTTGCTGACCTGCTGGAAGATCACCGACGTCCGGAACCCCGCGATCTCCCGCCGCTTGCTCAACCGGTCGAGCAGGAAGGCGTGCAAGGCGTCCAGATCCGACACGCCGACGTGCAGGAGGAAGTCGTCGCCGCCGGCGAGGACGAAGACGCTGAGCACCTCGGGCATCTTCGCGGCCGATGCCTTGAACGAGTCGATCACGGCTCGGCTCAGCGGGCGTACCTGAACCGAGACCATGGCCTGCACGCCGCGGTTGAGTGCGACGGGATCGATCTCGGCGTGATAGCCGCGGATGACACCCCGGCGGGTCAGCGCGCGTACGCGCTCCAGACAGGTCGACGGGGCGATGCCGAGCCGCCGGGCGAGTTCCCGGTTGGACAGCCGCGCATCTGACTGCAGGAGGCGGATGATCGCCGAATCAAGTTCGTCCACGACCGTATTCTGCGCTCGATTCCAGCCATTCGTTCGGCCGGGAGTCGGCTAGGCCGAACACTTGCCTAGCGTCGAACCGTGACGAAGACACGACTGGGAGTCTGGGCCGGTACCGCCATGGTGCTCGGCGGCGTACTCGGGCCGGGCATGCTCGT
This genomic interval carries:
- a CDS encoding nicotinamide mononucleotide transporter family protein, whose amino-acid sequence is MSVLHDLFDAQLTVFGQHILWREVIGNAFGFASAIGGLRRRVWAWPAGIAGNLLLFTVFFGVAFDNPQAMTLFGQAGRQIFFIVTSIYGWWRWYGVSRGRGSTGPAITPRWATVRERLALAAFWVVAVVVVQQVFVWFGAGWPAPRWYFWCDAWIFVGSMVATYAMARGWNDFWLAWLAVDAVGVPLLIKSHFYPSAVLYVVYGGLVAYGFSVWLRTSRAAVAAPAASTPVTV
- a CDS encoding RraA family protein, translated to MTDFADLPTTTLADLLDRAQVMDIGIRPLWSPTPRVAGPAFTVRCRPGDNLMLHAAIHLAEPGSVIVVESGDLDYALAGGNVCAVAQRRGIAGFVLDGLIRDLAEVRDARFPVFARGVIPIPGSKAGPEPLNVPVTCGGVTVHPGDVVVADEEGVVVVPAARQAEIAAKAQAKLAKEAAETLDEWESAHRAKIAGILRDAGADLPL
- a CDS encoding epoxide hydrolase family protein; translation: MTEMTETVQSEIVPFRIDVPQADLDDLATRLAATRWPDDVPGSGTTYGMPTAVVRRLAERWRDGYDWRAAEARLNEIPQFTTTIDGQNIHFLHVRSAEPDATPLLLLHGWPGSIVEFLKVIGPLTDPRSHGGDPAQAFHVIAPSLPGYGFSGPPTEQGWDSARMARAFATLMARLGYERWGAAGGDAGALVGRELGILAPAGLIGVHLLQIFAFPSGDPAEFEKISDADKASLSGTTADFQSKAGYQQIQQTRPLTLAYGLTDSPAGQLAWNAELWTGWGDFAEYLDVDNYLTHVSIYWFTRTGGSSARHYYEDAQSGAGYREEPNQIPTAVAVFPQDFRTIQTFAGRSNNIVRYSEFDRGGHFAYTTDPDLLVTDLREFFASL
- a CDS encoding ABC transporter permease, producing MKGALRLTRLALRRDRIQLPIWIAGAMLLLYAGAAAVKDEFPTEADAATALKGAVTSPAVLLMRGVPVGVTQGALVNFRNYASLLVLVALMSTFLVVRHTRQNEETGRSELIGSAAVGRHAGLVAALTHALIANVLMGLFLTLALLGAGLPAAGSVAWGAASVLTGMSFAGIAALAAQVFSTARAANGFAALTIGVAYFVRGVGDALGEIGPDGIRVTSTWVAWMSPLGWGEQVRPYGDERWWALIIPLLFTLACAAGAYALVNRRDLGAGLVPARLGPPAASRSLLSPTGLAWRLQRGTVIGWVIGGAVFGYGIGTLGNTVNDAFEENKGVADLMGQLAGGASGGLVDVFYAAMMAIFGVLAAGFAVQVLLRLRSEETAGTAEAALATATGRVQWVASHLTIAVGGAVLLLAASGLAMGLGDLSTGGQTSVGTLVGAALVQLPAALTVAGFVVLAFGALPRISVALAWTGLVVSIVFGMLGDLFGLPQAARDISPFSHVPAVPVADPAVGPLAALLVVAIVLTVGGLALFRRRDLSS
- a CDS encoding ABC transporter ATP-binding protein — protein: MSDAITHAIQVESLVKSFGRTRALDGLDLAVRTGEVHGFLGPNGAGKTTTIRVLLGLLRSDGGTARLLGGDPWAQATELHRRLAYVPGDVTLWPNLSGGEVIDLLGDLRGGLNKQRRDELLTAFDLDPRKKARTYSKGNRQKVALVAALASDVELLILDEPTSGLDPLMEEVFREVVRAEVQRGGRTVLLSSHILSEVEALCDRLTIIRDGKAVETGTLADLRHLTRTTIRAELAGTVNGLAALPGVHDLRVQDGTAGSTVSFAVDNAVLEQALRLLAEAGVRGLVSQPPTLEELFLRHYNRPAAATAGTGVSR
- a CDS encoding TetR/AcrR family transcriptional regulator, which encodes MCSERAPDDLTARARIRDAAIRLFADRGIAGASVRDIAQEAGVSSGLLRHHFGSKEALRDTCDEYAKARTDQFREEVFGGKLADPGFLVSHSPEMRLLQRYLVQSIKDGSPAASAMFDQMVDLGEEWTVKTGVQTQDPRAYGAVICAMQLGVFLLSDQLSRVLGVDLSSTEGYVRINRALIDVAANAMLSPEQAGYLHTAMDRLLTEPPQEASSKE
- a CDS encoding MDR family NADP-dependent oxidoreductase; translated protein: MTTSLTVHQVRRPQGLPTPADFAFVEEPLPSPAEGQALVANAYLSVDPYMREAMADNDLHAPLEGRAVGRVVESRTPSLAVGDVVAHRHGLRSHALVRYEEVRVLTVPDRVPLSAYLGILGGTGLSAYVGLKRTAELRAGETLFVSAAAGGVGTAAGRIARLLGARRVIGSTGSPAKARHLTDHVGFDAAFDYHDGVLSGLRAAAPDGIDVYLDNVGGDHLAAAIDVLRERGRIAWCGAVAQYNDPDNPPPAPYNLYDIVGKQLRLEGFLVRHNLDLRDELEALIVPEIQAGRAVSDETIFDGVERTVEAFLAVLRGDNVGKMLVRV
- a CDS encoding LysR family transcriptional regulator; this encodes MPAAAPDGKADPAADLAPNELRVLVAVDAAGGFTAAAAQLGLTQSAVSHAVRACERKIGVVLFDRGRHGARPTPAGVRAVAHARRILRLLETLGAEARGAAAGSVEGPLRIAAFRSAAAHLLPAVLARLTVRLPGVRPEVAIVREVGRGTAGEVADGRADIGIATLGGSQAIPAGLLSGRLFEDPYALAYPSGHREPRGLPLIDWDENCGSYTREWWSAQEWLPRATITAQDDSVVLSMVAQGMGMAVAPQLSLLGAPPGLAIEDLGESRPRREIGYVTTPAMARSLAVRTFIRELRSTARLPTASGEQPRARSDQ
- a CDS encoding peptidoglycan-binding domain-containing protein, with product MNTLKRVLAVVTMIAATGGGVVLTASPASAALPYCNNVSGVSDDAAGLSRYETYVNSSGSYTVSCDMNYLNENGSAGQRRAIKQIQWDLVFCYGQGISIDGEYGPNTRQAVKNVQSYLNTYEGAGLVVDGWAGPNTRKKMKHVATEQTFCVHTSNPSIWPGWEWLDVPY
- a CDS encoding Lrp/AsnC family transcriptional regulator yields the protein MDELDSAIIRLLQSDARLSNRELARRLGIAPSTCLERVRALTRRGVIRGYHAEIDPVALNRGVQAMVSVQVRPLSRAVIDSFKASAAKMPEVLSVFVLAGGDDFLLHVGVSDLDALHAFLLDRLSKRREIAGFRTSVIFQQVSNPVPTMLPERAAER